The following DNA comes from Octopus bimaculoides isolate UCB-OBI-ISO-001 chromosome 8, ASM119413v2, whole genome shotgun sequence.
taatacagatgtattattaatcttttctccctttttttctttttttaactctcTTTGTAGATAACTGCTCAAAACGAAAGCGAACTCGTGGGAATCTACCGAAGGAGGCTGTTGATTATCTCATGAAATGGCTGTATCAAAACAGATTTCGTGCCTACCCTTGTGAAGAAACAAAGCGAAAGATGGCCAAGGACACTGGTCTGACAATCCAGCAGGTCAATAACTGGTACATCAATGCTAGGCGTCGTATTCTACCAGCCCTTATATCAAGTGAAGGCAAAGAACCACGAGATTATCGAATCACACGAAGACGCCTGGCATCTTATTCCTCTGATCAAAGCCCATcttcaccagcaccatcatctcCGGCATCAGCTTCCAGTGGCCTTCCAGCGATTCGTGCCGACAGCCCTGCTCCCCCTTCCAATGCTTCGACTTCATCTTGCCGCCAGACACCAACCCCACCGTCTTCACTGACTCCCACTAGTCGATCGCATCTGGCTCAGCCGCCATATTTACCTCTGCCACCCCCTTATTCCTTCAACAGCACCACACCAGATTGCCAAGATTATCACGACAGAACATCAGAATCGTTCCAGGACTGTCAATCAAATCTTTATCATCGTTATCCTCTTCATTTCCATTCCCATCAGTACGAACCAACTACTGCTGACTACCCGTGCAACCTtatctacaacaacagcaaccacaatcACAACGTTTTACAAATCGATCCCAACCAACCCACGGACCAGTTGTTACGTACACGATATGGTAATACAGAGAGCCATTTTCGTGTTCTAGAATTTAATATGATATAAGATATAttcataatgtatttatttttttaaatatctgctTAGGGTTATGGTTGgtatatttctcttcaaatgctgaatacaaaatatatttcttaaattgagaaccaagaagaaaatatattttcaatattgatatttttttttttcaaataaaagttaaattttagatattttaaaaatatattttaatgtagaataataaaaaaaaaagtatgataaaaagaaattatttttttggtAGCAAAACAGTTCcatgtataatttttatttactttgaatataaatatatgtgtgtgtatatatatatatatatatatatatatatatatatatatatatatatNNNNNNNNNNNNNNNNNNNNNNNNNNNNNNNNNNNNNNNNNNNNNNNNNNNNNNNNNNNNNNNNNNNNNNNNNNNNNNNNNNNNNNNNNNNNNNNNNNNNNNNNNNNNNNNNNNNNNNNNNNNNNNNNNNNNNNNNNNNNNNNNNNNNNNNNNNNNNNNNNNNNNNNNNNNNNNNNNNNNNNNNNNNNNNNNNNNNNNNNNNNNNNNNNNNNNNNNNNNNNNNNNNNNNNNNNNNNNNNNNNNNNNNNNNNNNNNNNNNNNNNNNNNNNNNNNNNNNNNNNNNNNNNNNNNNNNNNNNNNNNNNNNNNNNNNNNNNNNNNNNNNNNNNNNNNNNNNNNNNNNNNNNNNNNNNNNNNNNNNNNNNNNNNNNNNNNNNNNNNNNNNNNNNNNNNNNNNNNNNNNNNNNNNNNNNNNNNNNNNNNNNNNNNNNNNNNNNNNNNNNNNNNNNNNNNNNNNNNNNNNNNNNNNNNNNNNNNNNNNNNNNNNNNNNNNNNNNNNNNNNNNNNNNNNNNNNNNNNNNNNNNNNNNNNNNNNNNNNNNNNNNNNNNNNNNNNNNNNNNNNNNNNNNNNNNNNNNNNNNNNNNNNNNNNNNNNNNNNNNNNNNNNNNNNNNNNNNNNNNNNNNNNNNNNNNNNNNNNNNNNNNNNNNNNNNNNNNNNNNNNNNNNNNNNNNNNNNNNNNNNNNNNNNNNNNNNNNNNNNNNNNNNNNNNNNNNNNNNNNNNNNNNNNNNNNNNNNNNNNNNNNNNNNNNNNNNNNNNNNNNNNNNNNNNNNNNNNNNNNNNNNNNNNNNNNNNNNNNNNNNNNNNNNNNNNNNNNNNNNNNNNNNNNNNNNNNNNNNNNNNNNNNNNNNNNNNNNNNNNNNNNNNNNNNNNNNNNNNNNNNNNNNNNNNNNNNNNNNNNNNNNNNNNNNNNNNNNNNNNNNNNNNNNNNNNNNNNNNNNNNNNNNNNNNNNNNNNNNNNNNNNNNNNNNNNNNNNNNNNNNNNNNNNNNNNNNNNNNNNNNNNNNNNNNNNNNNNNNNNNNNNNNNNNNNNNNNNNNNNNNNNNNNNNNNNNNNNctatagccttgggctgaccaaagccttgtgagtggatttggtagacggaaactgaaagaagcccatcgtgtatatgtatatgtatgtatatatatatatatatatatatatatatgtatgtgtgtgtctatgtttgtccccgtaaacttagcggtttggcaaaaagtgaccgatagaataagtactaggcttacaaagaataagtcctggggtcgatttgctagactaaaggcggtgcttcagcatggccgcagtcaaatgactgaaacaagtaaaatagtatagTCACAAAAATGGATTGATGGTAGTGTTGTGCTGATTCTGTTACCatccatgtttattttatttccctcCTAGAGTGAAAAGACTTAGCTTTTCTTAGTaaaatttcagtttaaaattGTTAGACTGCAGACCAGTTACCGATTTCAAATTTCTCTCTGGTGACAGTGAAAATAAGCCCAGGCTCATACACCTTGCCCCattgtcgtctactatagccccaggctgaccaaaacgttgtgagtggatttggttggagaaactgaaagaagtgtgtgtgttgagttggtggatccttgttttgacatcatgtgattgttgtgaACAATAACCACCGTCATACAAGCTGTGTCCTTCGTTTCCAagcttccatgaaaaacatgtccagccaggGCGGAGTGGGGGTTAGCTTTCTTGAAAATGGGTGAgagttggcgacaggaagggcatccagctagagaaaatctgtctcaacacatTTCTTCCTactcattcaagcatggaaatgtggctAAAAACAAACACTATGCAATGCCAATGACTTCAGTGAAAGCCAAACAAAAACCAGTTAACCTAATTTTCAGCTAATTAGTGTTAACGATTGTGAAGTAAAATGGTCTTTGTCATTTTCTATCAAATATGAGAGACAACACCAAATAGGTTTTGGTTTAATTCTAACCTCATCAGTTAAACATAGCTTTTGCCATACTTCCTCAAGTAGTGTTTCTTTCATCAGTGTATATGCACAAGATTATACACTTATTGATATGGGATAAGTTCGCTCggaataaattttttaattcagACTCACCCTCTGCATGAAAAACCAACAGGTAAGTCTATGCATGTAATGAGGATCTGTAAAGAATGATCGCATGGATAGAGTCATGCAGTTACATCTTCAACAACAAGGGAACTACGACAACAAATAGAAAACCTCTTTAATATCAAGATTGAGAAGTACAAGTGTATAAAGATTTGTGAGGCCACATCTGCtggcttaaaaaatatatttatagaggaAAGACCATCGAGTGCTGCATGAGGCCCTGGGAGCCACAGTTggttaaccccaggtcagcctttaTATAATCTAGACCATGCTGTCTCTTTACTGGTGTATAGGaatatactagcttaaaaactGCCCTGTcgggcagcttttaagctagctcctgtggagggctcttcattgggctTTGGGCCCAAcgatgacacttcatgcattgagtacatattaaattttattaaacttgaccaatatttctcaagcaatgaacaattttcatcaaaacaatgatgtaatttgtcaacttattgcaaagctgcatagtaacattttttttttgttttctgtctgtcctctttccgtctctctctctctctttctgttgattgttttcaaccatcaccatcaccagtaccaccaccatcgccaccacaactgtTATAcgcacaccattcagacttctgatgccACCACCATTAATACCTTTGACTTTgctgccttcccctccaccaccatcaccactgtctttcacattgcTTACTTTCACCGTCATCCCTGGCTCCCTcagctaccaccatcatcactgttgcCTCCGCCTCTaccacaactacagctcatactattactatcccATTACCATCACAGCTGTCAGTCTACTGCCAccctcaccatctctatgcctactattactctcaccccagcaggAGCAACAAATAGttgaagtgtcattgaatagtgagaggggggggtcaaagtgtgacacactgacacacaaattcCTTTttggcatatattattattatagatctGGAAGGTAACGGGAACCAACGGAAAGTAAGTGTGCCATAGGACTCCCCAAATGTGCCACCCTCTaactgtgccatagggctccccggatgtgccaccctcgtaagtgcGCCATAGGGCTCGCCATATGTGCCGCCAAGGATGTTCCACCCTCCTatgtgtgccatagggctccccatatgtgccgcaaAGGATGAAAATGTTGATCACAATTTTTGATTAAAGTTTTAATCAAAATTTTCTGAAACTTCTAAAATCACCTACCAgcgaaaagaaaattagaagtggTAGAATTGTGCCGCcaaggatgtgccaccctcgtaagtgcGCCATAGGGCTCGCCATATGTGCCGCCAAGGATGTTCCACCCTCCTatgtgtgccatagggctccccatatgtgccgctcAGGAaccaaaatggctgatagttagcaaggtgagacacacataagaaagaagaaagcaaaggaccactgatgaggtcacagaagtgtgacgaaagaactttggccgaaataggattaatttaatataaaactgaagcaaattaacaccaaacatacagtgcgtgtatttttattggctaaactggcaatatgaccatccccaagtacaacaacatttgatataaatgtttgatgaaaattgttgCTTATAAATGAAACAGGTGAGTTTTAAaccattatgaaatattttgggtTGGGGTATAGTAAGGAAATACTGTTTCTGATTTAGATGCAAGGCTAGCACATTTGAGAAAGGGGATTAGTCATTTACATTATTCCTTGTTCCTGACTTAATCAATTTTgaagaaatgaaaggtaaagttgaccatgtcaggatttgaactcagaacgtaaagtgctggaagaaataccacaaggaggttcccccccccccccaacaataATGATTCTGCAACTCAGTGTCTTACAGtagtgaaatattggtttcaaattttgaccccgaaagagtgaatggcaaagtcaacctcagcaaaatttgaacccagaatataaagatggatgaaatgctcctaagcatttcaccctgcttgctaacaattctgccagtttaccccTTTACAATGTGCTAATGCAGTGTTTGTAATGGAGCAGGAGACAATCTCTCCCACACTAAGAGACATTGAGGATTGGAAAAGAGTGGTCAAATTACTTTATTTAataatgtacatgcatgtatacaacatACATGTTATCAGTTGGCTGAGAGTACATACCACTGACAATGCCATATGAGAAAGACATACACATCTAACATTTTCAGCTACTGCTAAGACAATTTATGTCCAcctgatatatattgtatttttaaacacaACATGTCCATTATAGATATTATCTCCAGATGAATACCCCAGTAGATTTGCTTTTCActgtgtatttacattaagtatgatacatacatatctatttttatcCAATAGTAATTCTGTTGCATATAACAGGTTTTTATTCAGGCAGGAGAATATTTGCAATATCAGTGACGGTTTGTTCTCAGTTTTCCTGTATTGGTGGCAATAGATTTCATCTCAGCATGCAGTTGGCTTGAAGTACAAGCAAAAATGCACATTTAGCATCTCACCAGTCACTGCTAGGATGATTTCTATCCCCTTCCAATACACATTGTGTTTTGAAATACAGTAACTCCATAAAGGATATCTCTGGATGACTAccaatgtaaatttgtttttcttgatttattgacattcagtatatatacatacatacatacatacatttatatatatatgtgagtgtgtatacacacacatatttttcatcttttacttgtttcatttatcagactgcagccatactagagcatatatatatagatagacagatagatagatagatatgtgtacatacacacacacatgtgtatatatatatatataggtgtgtgtgtgtgtgtgtaatggacaGTTATTCAAGTAGCAAATGTGTTAGTAATTCATTCATTATCGAAATGGTTTCGGATGATTTACAATTTTCTTGTGCTCTGCCAAATGATTAGTTTTGTTGAATCCAAACGACCCGTTGGATGAATCAATGCTGAGCTTCTTCCGAAACTGAAACTGTATACTTTGCTTCAGTGCTATGTCCTCTTGTTGTGAATTCAACAAACGAGAGTGAAAGTGACTTGGTCGCACAAATGTATCAGGACTGCCCAATGAATATCTACCAATCTCTGAAGAGAGCGTTTGAATTCCAGGAACCATTTGAGGGATGGTATTTGTTTTAATTGGTTTCAAGATTTCAAGGAGTTTCTGGTCTGCCAAAATTCTCTCTTTGGTTTTATTTGCAGCATTATTTCGATTAGAACTCTGGAAGTTTGATTTGATCATGCTTCTCCTCCTTACAGAATATTTGGTGCTATTTGAATGCAAGTTTGGTAATTCTTTTGCAAAATAGTTTTGTTCACCCTGTAAAacaattgatatttaaatattgatatcatttttatatttaacaagatacacccatgcatacagccattcatacatacatgcatgcgtatcaTAGATTTCATTTGTAAGTGAATATAACTTAGTTGCATGTACTATACCTTCACTAATTGCTCTAGgtgcctttgtatatatatatatttaggcgtgtagcttgcttatgaatcacatggtcctgggttcagtcccactgcgtggcaccttgggcaagtgtcttctactatagcctcgggccgaccaaagccttgtgagtggatttggtagacggaaactgaaagaagcccgtcgtagatgctagaatggttagtgagagctgtgcgagccatgtacagagatgctgccagtaaggtgagggttggaaatgagtacagcaatgaattccgggtagaggtaggggtccaccaaggttccgtcctcagccccctcttatttaccatagtcctccaggcaatcacagaggagttcaagacaggttgcccctgggagctcctctatgctgatNNNNNNNNNNNNNNNNNNNNNNNNNNNNNNNNNNNNNNNNNNNNNNNNNNNNNNNNNNNNNNNNNNNNNNNNNNNNNNNNNNNNNNNNNNNNNNNNNNNNNNNNNNNNNNNNNNNNNNNNNNNNNNNNNNNNNNNNNNNNNNNNNNNNNNNNNNNNNNNNNNNNNNNNNNNNNNNNNNNNNNNNNNNNNNNNNNNNNNNNNNNNNNNNNNNNNNNNNNNNNNNNNNNNNNNNNNNNNNNNNNNNNNNNNNNNNNNNNNNNNNNNNNNNNNNNNNNNNNNNNNNNNNNNNNNNNNNNNNNNNNNNNNNNNNNNNNNNNNNNNNNNNNNNNNNNNNNNNNNNNNNNNNNNNNNNNNNNNNNNNNNNNNNNNNNNNNNNNNNNNNNNNNNNNNNNNNNNNNNNNNNNNNNNNNNNNNNNNNNNNNNNNNNNNNNNNNNNNNNNNNNNNNNNNNNNNNNNNNNNNNNNNNNNNNNNNNNNNNNNNNNNNNNNNNNNNNNNNNNNNNNNNNNNNNNNNNNNNNNNNNNNNNNNNNNNNNNNNNNNNNNNNNNNNNNNNNNNNNNNNNNNNNNNNNNNNNNNNNNNNNNNNNNNNNNNNNNNNNNNNNNNNNNNNNNNNNNNNNNNNNNNNNNNNNNNNNNNNNNNNNNNNNNNNNNNNNNNNNNNNNNNNNNNNNNNNNNNNNNNNNNNNNNNNNNNNNNNNNNNNNNNNNNNNNNNNNNNNNNNNNNNNNNNNNNNNNNNNNNNNNNNNNNNNNNNNNNNNNNNNNNNNNNNNNNNNNNNNNNNNNNNNNNNNNNNNNNNNNNNNNNNNNNNNNNNNNNNNNNNNNNNNNNNNNNNNNNNNNNNNNNNNNNNNNNNNNNNNNNNNNNNNNNNNNNNNNNNNNNNNNNNNNNNNNNNNNNNNNNNNNNNNNNNNNNNNNNNNNNNNNNNNNNNNNNNNNNNNNNNNNNNNNNNNNNNNNNNNNNNNNNNNNNNNNNNNNNNNNNNNNNNNNNNNNNNNNNNNNNNNNNNNNNNNNNNNNNNNNNNNNNNNNNNNNNNNNNNNNNNNNNNNNNNNNNNNNNNNNNNNNNNNNNNNNNNNNNNNNNNNNNNNNNNNNNNNNNNNNNNNNNNNNNNNNNNNNNNNNNNNNNNNNNNNNNNNNNNNNNNNNNNNNNNNNNNNNNNNNNNcgggtggcacataaaagacaccatttcgagcgtggccgttttcgtgcgggtgacacgtaaaagcacccactacactctctgagtggttggcgttaggaagggcatccagctgtagaaactctgccaaatcagactggagcctggtgttgccatccggtttcaccagtcctcagtcaaatcgtccaacccatgctagcatggaaagcggacgttaaacgatgatgatgatgatgatacagggtACAGACAGTACTTGAGGACATGCATTTTTAGTAGTCATTTTATTCGACTAATTTTTATTGAACTACTCTTTTAGAAAATAACAatggaggttggtaatcaatatattatttagctacatctggatgcgtgtaagttcattcttaataacatgctcatgttataacaaaaataaaaaagaggaaaaaaaggaagctGCACATATAACACATAATTTAGAAGCAGCTAGCAGACAGGAGCACAGCACTGAAGACTATGGCTTTACACACCAACCATTCTATTTATCATTCCatcgtgtatatacgtgtggctACAATAAACGTGTTTAAGCTGCAACCTCACTTGTATGTTTTTCGTCCGGGTTACTACCAGCGAAATTACAGCCTTCTGAGAGTCATATGAGGTGGCTCATAACGACCTACACCATCTAAATCGCCTTCAcagcacacacacagccatatctaaTGAATTCTTAAGAGCATCatgagaaatgaataaatagattatAAATTATATCCACTCACCCCTCGAGCAATGATTGCTAAGAAGCAGCCATTCATGGCAGCTGATGGTTTGAACTTGATGTATTTATCTTGAAGGCCAATCTTATTTTGAATGTCATCTCTGTTGAATGGTAAAACAGGAGGAACAACTTTGTAAATGGAATGACTGGAGTGGACAAATGAGTTGACGTATTCCAGAGTCTTTGATACAGCCACTTCATTTTCTAGGTCATGGATGGATCTGGTCAAGTAGACCACACCTTTCACGTTAGGGACTGAAATATACAAGAATTTTCATTAGGAAcacatggtgtgtatgtatgtgggcatgtgtatatatatatatatagatatttatacaatcAAGGATAAAATCTTAATAAGATTTTACCAAAGTAGCCAGCATGTAATAAAACCATATCGGtaacaattaatacaaaatatataattataataagggcacTAATGAGTAGCACCACATACTAGAAATAGATGCGAAATGGCTCTaagaactacatatatatatatatatatatatatatatatatatatatatatataNNNNNNNNNNNNNNNNNNNNNNNNNNNNNNNNNNNNNNNNNNNNNNNNNNNNNNNNNNNNNNNNNNNNNNNNNNNNNNNNNNNNNNNNNNNNNNNNNNNNNNNNNNNNNNNNNNNNNNNNNNNNNNNNNNNNNNNNNNNNNNNNNNNNNNNNNNNNNNNNNNNNNNNNNNNNNNNNNNNNNNNNNNNNNNNNNNNNNNNNNNNNNNNNNNNNNNNNNNNNNNNNNNNNNNNNNNNNNNNNNNNNNNNNNNNNNNNNNNNNNNNNNNNNNNNNNNNNNNNNNNNNNNNNNNNNNNNNNNNNNNNNNNNNNNNNNNNNNNNNNNNNNNNNNNNNNNNNNNNNNNNNNNNNNNNNNNNNNNNNNNNNNNNNNNNNNNNNNNNNNNNNNNNNNNNNNNNNNNNNNNNNNNNNNNNNNNNNNNNNNNNNNNNNNNNNNNNNNNNNNNNNNNNNNNNNNNNNNNNNNNNNNNNNNNAGGGTGCAGACAGTACTTGAGGACACATGCAtttttagtcattattttatttgactaatttttattgaactactcttttagaaaataacaatgacagacCCTATgtttacaaatgaaatgaaaatcatGCTGTGATTGTGGCTCTGAAGACTAAGCATGGTAATTTAGAAATTTCTCATTTTCTAAAAGTTGCAAGATCTTTTGTCCACAAGATTCAGTGTGAGTtagagaaagaagatggaagCATATTACCTGtatcaaaacgtaaaagacattcCAAATGCTCTGATTTTATCAGGACACCTGAATTTATTCAGGAAGTTAAGTAAAGCATTGAAGACAATCCAGGAAAATCAATGAGGTTAATTGCAAAAACATTTCGTGTGTCAGAAAAACAAGTAGAAATGCTGTGCATTAAGAGATCATACGTGATGTGGAGAGGTCAATTCatgtcagaaaaaaacaaaagaaaaccatttAATTAGATTCAAAAGACTTTTGAACAAacttaaaaattcatcaaaagatggtgtgatttggtttttctcagaagagaaaaactttgaccaggaccagaaaattaacagaagaaatgacagatggttatgtacAGACCCTTCTGAGGTTCCAAGGGTAATGCACACAAAATTTCCTGCATCATGATTTTAGGTGTtgttagcaatgaaggacatgtgatggcTCCTCACTTTTTTACACAAGGCCTAAGGGTGAATGCTGCTGCATATATTGAGGTTCTGGATAAAGTTGTTAAGCCATGGAtcaacagtgtatgcaatggaaggccttGTCTTTCAACAAGATTCTGCACCATCACACAAGACTCAAATGACACAAGAATGGCTGGCCAGCAATTTGCATGatcacatcaccaccaacatttggcctcctaattcttcAGATCTCATTCCACTGGTCTACTATGTATGGAGCAtcattgagaaaatatatatccCATGGGAACCAGGAAGCCAGCCCTTGTAAGTTAGCATAACTTAAGAAGGCAACTCTACATTTACCGTCAGCTAAGCAGatcaaagcaacatgaaatactttgtttattgtgtgtgtgtgtgtgtgtgtgtgtgcgtgcacatgtgttaTACGTGTTCTGTTGTTTTGACTCTATGATGGCTGATGATTACCATACAAAATCAGAAACATCGTGTCTACTTACAGAGAAGCGAATGCTTGAGGTATTCCATTTCCTCTTTACACAGACCTTCCAACTGTTCCCTGCTGACACCACCACGTGATAAGGTTTTCAGGACActgatatctgaagaaggaaaagaagaaatagtaCTAGCCTGAAGTGGGTGAGAATAAGAACTCACCAAATGCAGAATTTGTACTTCATGTTTTCGAGCCCAATGCAATATAAAGCAAAGTTAAACTcaatggggtttgaactcagaatataaagacctGGAAGAAATACAGCAATTGTTAAAGTGTTGGATAAAATGTCTCAATTTTCTGCTATCTTTTCACATTTTGTCACACTTTGTCTAACACTGTACTGATTATGCcggtccaataataataataataataataataataataatgataataatagtgatttcaaattttgccacaagggcagcaattttggagaaggagatgaggcaattacatcaaccccagtgttcaattggtgcttattttattaaccatgtaaggatgaaaggcaaagttgacctcagcagaatttgaactcagaacttagtgaCAGgtaaaatactgcaaagcatttcatccagtgtgctaatgactcAGCCAGCTCcatgccttagtagtagtagtagtagtagtagtagtagtagtagtagtagtagtagtagtagtagtagtagtagtagtagtagtagtagtaataataataataataataataataataataataataataataataataataataataataatgatgatgatgatgatgatgatgataatcacgtgatcatgtgatcaaccagactattggTTGTTGTAATTACATTGTTGATCACAATGCATATTGCATAGTTTTAGCTTCTAAATGATCTCACCTGaatggctaggtgagcaggccaacattgctCCTGGCTGGAAAGCTAGTCCATTGTAGAGTTACCTGTTTAAAGTTGGGtcgactggagcagcatgaaatgacatgctttgctcaagaacacaacgtgcagccagtttgggaatcaaaaccaGAATCTCTCAATCATGAGGGAAATGTGCCTAACCActatgtcttcatcatcatcatcattgttcaacgtccaccttcatgctggcatgggttggatgctttgactgaaaactggtaagccaaggggctgcaccaggttccaatctgatctggcaatgtttctactgctggatgcccttcctaatgctaatcactccaagagtgtagtgagtgcattttacatgccactggcatgggtgctattgACCTaataccagcatcagccatgtcTACAGtcttacttggcttgacaggtcaacacaagcatggtatatcaccaaGGGTCTACCCAAGCACGGTATATCACCATGtgccttcataataatgataataataataatcctttctactaaaggtacaaggcctgacattttgggggaggggactagtcgattacattgaccctagtgtttcactggtgcttattttattgacccaggaaggatgaaaggctaagttgacctcagcagaatttgaactcagaacacagacacagacgaaatgatgctaagcactTTACCCGGTGTACcaatgattccgccagcttgctgccttaataatagtaatgacaataataataataataataataataataacaataatacactcACCTTCTCCTTCGTTAATCACAAAATCAACTGGGCTGTTTAAAGCAGACTTGCTACACTTGGCCGTCAACAAGATTATTCTGATAGCTTTAAACTTCTGATCATCTGGAGACAAATCTAAGAATGATTCTGTCAAGAGTTTTACATCTGTAGAAAGGTTAaggtttcagaatatatataagtatatacatgcatatattcatgtatatatatatatatatatatatgtatataggttatgagtggtagtggtgtcaatgagacccagaggtgtcaggtaatgctgagtaagtgctatggatagaccatagttaagctccaggatCGGTGATAATgcaaataaggggtccaacgtaggttaTATATCagagtgtgtatataaagatttacttttcataggctgtgtagattttagaacatctataaatagaaggtcttacagctgtttccaggatatttattatatcccttcatcggagacggtgtgagaaaatggttgagcaatagttaatttagataagatatgaaattgagagtgaattggaggaatgaaaatagatgtgagatatgcagggatattgtat
Coding sequences within:
- the LOC106875024 gene encoding homeobox protein TGIF2 isoform X4; amino-acid sequence: MFTSEEIGWFENHQQYTAANMDFSEPIDNCSKRKRTRGNLPKEAVDYLMKWLYQNRFRAYPCEETKRKMAKDTGLTIQQVNNWYINARRRILPALISSEGKEPRDYRITRRRLASYSSDQSPSSPAPSSPASASSGLPAIRADSPAPPSNASTSSCRQTPTPPSSLTPTSRSHLAQPPYLPLPPPYSFNSTTPDCQDYHDRTSESFQDCQSNLYHRYPLHFHSHQYEPTTADYPCNLIYNNSNHNHNVLQIDPNQPTDQLLRTRYGNTESHFRVLEFNMI
- the LOC106875024 gene encoding homeobox protein TGIF2 isoform X3; its protein translation is MNSGMFTSEEIGWFENHQQYTAANMDFSEPIDNCSKRKRTRGNLPKEAVDYLMKWLYQNRFRAYPCEETKRKMAKDTGLTIQQVNNWYINARRRILPALISSEGKEPRDYRITRRRLASYSSDQSPSSPAPSSPASASSGLPAIRADSPAPPSNASTSSCRQTPTPPSSLTPTSRSHLAQPPYLPLPPPYSFNSTTPDCQDYHDRTSESFQDCQSNLYHRYPLHFHSHQYEPTTADYPCNLIYNNSNHNHNVLQIDPNQPTDQLLRTRYGNTESHFRVLEFNMI
- the LOC106875024 gene encoding homeobox protein TGIF2 isoform X2, with amino-acid sequence MRKQGMFTSEEIGWFENHQQYTAANMDFSEPIDNCSKRKRTRGNLPKEAVDYLMKWLYQNRFRAYPCEETKRKMAKDTGLTIQQVNNWYINARRRILPALISSEGKEPRDYRITRRRLASYSSDQSPSSPAPSSPASASSGLPAIRADSPAPPSNASTSSCRQTPTPPSSLTPTSRSHLAQPPYLPLPPPYSFNSTTPDCQDYHDRTSESFQDCQSNLYHRYPLHFHSHQYEPTTADYPCNLIYNNSNHNHNVLQIDPNQPTDQLLRTRYGNTESHFRVLEFNMI
- the LOC106875024 gene encoding homeobox protein TGIF2 isoform X1, whose amino-acid sequence is MFAFCSSHIARMFTSEEIGWFENHQQYTAANMDFSEPIDNCSKRKRTRGNLPKEAVDYLMKWLYQNRFRAYPCEETKRKMAKDTGLTIQQVNNWYINARRRILPALISSEGKEPRDYRITRRRLASYSSDQSPSSPAPSSPASASSGLPAIRADSPAPPSNASTSSCRQTPTPPSSLTPTSRSHLAQPPYLPLPPPYSFNSTTPDCQDYHDRTSESFQDCQSNLYHRYPLHFHSHQYEPTTADYPCNLIYNNSNHNHNVLQIDPNQPTDQLLRTRYGNTESHFRVLEFNMI